A genomic segment from Streptomyces sp. NBC_00654 encodes:
- a CDS encoding ROK family transcriptional regulator, whose product MTARPANTHQARLLRLLRDGGPNSRAQLGDQVELSRSKLAVEVDRLLETGLVVADGLAASRGGRRSHNIRLAPALRFLGVDIGATSIDVAVTNAELEVLGHLNHPMDVREGPVAIFEQVLALAAKLRASGLAEGFDGAGIGVPGPVRFPEGVPVAPPIMPGWDGFPVREALSQELGCPVMVDNDVNLMAMGEQHAGVARSVGDFLCVKIGTGIGCGIVVGGEVYRGTTGSAGDIGHIQVEPEGRACACGNRGCLEAHFSGAALARDAEDAARAGRSPELAARLAETGRLTAVDVAAAAAAGDAAALDLIREGGNRVGQVIAGLVSFFNPGLVVIGGGVTGLGHNLLASVRTQVYRQSLPLATGNLPIVLGELGPAAGVIGAARLISDHLFSPA is encoded by the coding sequence ATGACGGCACGACCCGCGAACACCCATCAGGCCCGGCTGCTCAGGCTGTTGCGGGACGGTGGGCCCAACTCGCGTGCACAGCTGGGGGATCAGGTCGAACTCTCACGCTCCAAGCTCGCCGTCGAGGTCGACCGGCTGCTGGAGACCGGACTCGTGGTGGCCGACGGACTCGCCGCGTCCCGCGGCGGACGCCGCTCCCACAACATCCGGCTGGCCCCGGCGCTGCGGTTCCTCGGCGTCGACATCGGTGCCACCTCCATCGATGTGGCCGTCACCAACGCCGAGTTGGAGGTACTGGGACACCTCAACCACCCCATGGACGTACGGGAAGGCCCCGTCGCCATCTTCGAACAGGTGCTGGCGCTGGCGGCCAAGCTCCGGGCCTCCGGACTCGCCGAGGGTTTCGACGGCGCGGGCATCGGCGTACCGGGGCCCGTCCGCTTTCCCGAGGGTGTGCCGGTCGCGCCGCCGATCATGCCCGGCTGGGACGGCTTCCCGGTCCGCGAGGCGCTCAGCCAGGAGCTGGGCTGCCCCGTCATGGTCGACAACGACGTGAACCTCATGGCGATGGGGGAGCAGCACGCGGGCGTCGCACGCTCCGTGGGCGACTTCCTCTGCGTCAAGATCGGTACGGGCATCGGCTGCGGCATCGTCGTGGGCGGTGAGGTCTACCGCGGTACGACGGGCAGCGCCGGCGACATAGGGCACATCCAGGTGGAACCGGAGGGCCGCGCCTGCGCCTGCGGCAACCGGGGCTGTCTGGAGGCGCACTTCAGCGGTGCCGCGCTCGCCCGCGACGCCGAGGACGCCGCGCGTGCCGGGCGGTCGCCGGAGCTGGCCGCCCGGCTGGCGGAGACCGGGAGGCTCACCGCCGTCGACGTGGCCGCCGCCGCGGCGGCCGGGGACGCCGCCGCACTCGACCTGATCCGCGAGGGCGGCAACCGGGTCGGCCAGGTCATCGCCGGACTCGTCAGCTTCTTCAACCCCGGTCTGGTGGTGATCGGCGGCGGGGTCACCGGCCTCGGTCACAACCTCCTCGCCAGTGTCCGGACCCAGGTCTACCGGCAGTCCCTGCCGCTGGCCACCGGAAATCTCCCCATCGTGCTCGGTGAACTGGGACCCGCCGCCGGAGTGATCGGCGCGGCCCGGCTCATCAGCGACCATCTGTTCTCACCGGCCTGA